From Daucus carota subsp. sativus chromosome 6, DH1 v3.0, whole genome shotgun sequence, the proteins below share one genomic window:
- the LOC108227673 gene encoding potassium transporter 7 yields the protein MAELTGSDRERGSSMDSIDSRWVFQDDDDDDNSDNDNDDDYEDLHPHDVIDSDEDDNGEMRLIRTGPRVDSFDVEALDVPGAHRNEYYEDVTLGRSILLAFQTLGVVFGDVGTSPLYTFSVMFSKAPVNGNEDVLGALSLVLYTLLLVPLVKYVLIVLLANDDGEGGTFALYSLICRHANASLLPNQLPSDARISSFRLKVPSPELERSLKIKERLESSLTLKKLLLMLVLAGTSMVIADGVVTPTMSVMSAVGGLRIGVPGIEQDHVVMISVAFLIVLFSLQRYGTSKVGLVIGPALFIWFCLLGGIGIYNLVIYDSSVLKAFNPVHIYYYFKRNSTKAWYSLGGCLLCATGSEAMFADLCYFSVRSVQLTFVLLVLPCLLLGYLGQAAYLMNNHADTTQAFFASTPSGAFWPVFLIANVAALIASRAMTTATFSCIRQSTALGCFPRLKIIHTSRKFMGQIYIPVLNWFLLAFTIALVCSISNIYEIGNAYVIAELGVMMMTTILVTLVMLLIWQINIVIVLIFVTFFLGLELTFFSSVLSSIGDGSWIILVFAIVMFLIMFIWNYGSKLKYETEVRKKMSMELMRQLGCNLGTVRAPGIGLLYNELVKGVPAIFGHFLTSLPAVHSMIIFVCVKYVPVPVVPQGERFLFRRVCSKSYHIFRCIARYGYKDVRKENHQTFEQLLIESLEKFIRREAQERSLESDGDDDSDSEDEASKSRVLVAPNGSVYSLGIPLLADYNDPMQSLTEASTSDEVNREDPSASDPEQSLEKELSFIRKAKESGVVYLLGHGDIRAKKDSWFIKKLIINYFYAFLRKNCRRGIANLSVPHQQLIQVGMTYMV from the exons ATGGCGGAACTCACAGGATCCGATAGAGAGAGAGGCTCGTCTATGGATTCAATCGATTCACGCTGGGTCTTCCAGGACGACGACGACGACGACAATTCCGACAACGATAACGATGACGATTACGAAGATTTGCATCCTCACGATGTGATTGATTCCGATGAGGATGATAATGGCGAGATGAGACTGATTCGCACTGGTCCTCGTGTTGATTCTTTCGATGTCGAAGCACTTGATGTTCCCGGCGCTCATCGAAACGAATATTATGAG GATGTCACTCTGGGAAGGAGCATTCTTCTGGCCTTCCAGACGCTTGGGGTTGTCTTTGGCGATGTTGGAACAAGCCCATTATATACATTCAGTGTGATGTTCAGCAAGGCTCCAGTAAATGGAAATGAGGATGTTCTTGGGGCGCTATCACTAGTTCTGTATACACTGCTCTTGGTTCCACTAGTAAAATATGTCTTAATTGTTCTTCTGGCTAACGATGATGGTGAAG GTGGTACATTTGCTTTATACTCATTGATATGTAGACATGCTAATGCTAGTCTTCTACCAAATCAACTACCATCCGATGCTCGTATTTCAAGCTTTAGACTGAAGGTGCCATCTCCAGAGCTTGAGAGGTCATTAAAGATCAAGGAACGACTTGAATCTTCTTTGACACTGAAAAAACTTCTTTTGATGTTAGTTCTTGCTGGAACTTCCATGGTCATTGCTGATGGTGTTGTCACGCCAACGATGTCAG TGATGTCTGCTGTTGGTGGGTTGAGGATCGGAGTTCCTGGGATTGAACAAG ATCACGTAGTGATGATATCAGTTGCTTTTCTCATAGTTTTGTTCAGTTTACAGAGGTACGGGACAAGTAAAGTGGGGCTAGTAATTGGTCCCGCTTTGTTCATATGGTTTTGCTTACTTGGGGGCATTGGCATCTACAACCTTGTAATATATGACTCTAGTGTCCTAAAGGCATTTAACCCTGTACAcatctattattattttaagaggAATTCAACTAAGGCTTGGTATTCCCTTGGAGGCTGCCTTCTTTGTGCAACAG GCTCCGAGGCTATGTTTGCTGATCTTTGCTATTTTTCTGTTAGATCTGTGCAG CTTACCTTTGTGTTACTTGTTCTGCCTTGCCTTTTGCTGGGGTACCTGGGCCAAGCTGCATACCTTATGAATAACCACGCTGACACTACTCAAGCTTTCTTCGCTTCTACTCCAA GTGGTGCTTTCTGGCCTGTATTTCTTATTGCTAATGTTGCCGCACTAATTGCTAGTCGGGCAATGACAACTGCAACTTTCTCTTGCATTAGACAGTCCACAGCACTCGGTTGTTTTCCTCGGCTTAAAATCATTCATACTTCTCGGAAGTTCATGGGTCAAATCTATATCCCAGTCCTCAACTGGTTTTTACTTGCATTCACCATAGCTTTGGTGTGCTCTATCTCAAACATATATGAGATTGGAAATGCATATG TCATTGCTGAGCTCGGAGTGATGATGATGACCACAATCTTAGTTACCCTCGTAATGCTCCTTATATGGCAGATAAACATTGTTATTGTGCTGATTTTTGTTACTTTTTTCCTGGGGTTGGAACTAACATTCTTCTCATCAGTTCTATCAAGTATTGGTGACGGAAGTTGGATTATTTTAGTGTTCGCTATTGTTATGTTCCTAATAATGTTTATCTGGAACTATGGAAGTAAACTTAAGTATGAAACTGAAGTCAGGAAAAAGATGTCCATGGAATTAATGCGGCAGCTTGGCTGCAATCTTGGAACTGTTAGAGCCCCTGGCATTGGTTTGCTCTACAATGAGTTGGTGAAGGGTGTACCAGCAATATTCGGGCATTTTTTGACAAGTCTTCCCGCTGTTCATTCTATGATTATTTTTGTCTGTGTTAAGTATGTTCCTGTTCCTGTGGTGCCACAGGGCGAAAGGTTCCTGTTCCGTCGTGTTTGTTCCAAAAGCTATCACATATTTCGTTGCATTGCCAG ATATGGCTACAAGGATGTTCGCAAAGAGAATCATCAGACTTTTGAGCAGTTGTTGATTGAGAGCCTTGAAAAGTTCATCCGTAGAGAAGCCCAGGAACGGTCGTTGGAGAGTGATGGTGACGATGATTcagattctgaagatgaagctTCTAAGTCACGAGTTCTTGTTGCTCCCAACGGCAGTGTCTATTCACTTGGCATCCCTCTCTTGGCTGACTACAATGACCCCATGCAGTCACTTACAGAAGCAAGCACTTCAGATGAGGTCAACCGGGAAGACCCAAGTGCGTCCGATCCAGAGCAGAGTCTAGAAAAGGAACTGTCATTTATACGCAAAGCCAAAGAATCTGGGGTGGTTTATCTTCTTGGTCACGGGGATATCAGAGCGAAAAAAGATTCATGGTTCATCAAAAAGCTAATCATTAATTACTTTTATGCTTTCTTGAGAAAGAATTGCAGAAGGGGGATTGCCAATTTGAGTGTGCCTCATCAGCAGCTGATTCAAGTTGGCATGACTTACATGGTTTGA